In one Lolium rigidum isolate FL_2022 chromosome 3, APGP_CSIRO_Lrig_0.1, whole genome shotgun sequence genomic region, the following are encoded:
- the LOC124699116 gene encoding xylanase inhibitor protein 1-like → MALAHRRPASLLLLLAAFLYAATFLAAPAAATGKTGQVAVFWGRNKNEGTLREACDSGTYTIAIISFLDVFGHGAHHLDLSGHDVSRVGADIKHCQSKNILVFLSIGGFGRQYFMPSPRAAAAVADYLWNAFMLGRRKGVYRPFGDAYVDGIDFFIENGAPDNYDELARRLWNYNKAYRGRTPVQLTATPRCRFPDRKLERALATGLFTRIFVRFYDVPHCAANWQQEWDKWTAAFGTSAQIYFGLPASERKVGYVHPKNLYYGIIPVVQKAANYGGIMVWERYDDKRTGYSSYAIQWA, encoded by the coding sequence ATGGCGCTCGCACACCGTCGGCCAGCCTCCCTCCTACTACTCCTCGCGGCCTTCCTGTACGCCGCAACCTTCCTCGCCGCCCCGGCCGCGGCCACGGGGAAGACCGGGCAGGTGGCCGTGTTCTGGGGACGGAACAAGAACGAGGGCACCCTGCGTGAGGCCTGCGACTCCGGCACGTACACCATCGCCATCATCTCCTTCCTCGACGTCTTCGGCCACGGCGCCCACCACCTCGACCTCTCCGGCCACGACGTTTCCCGCGTAGGCGCCGACATCAAACACTGCCAGTCCAAGAacatcctcgtcttcctctccaTCGGCGGCTTCGGTAGGCAGTACTTCATGCCGAGccccagggcggcggcggccgtggccgACTACCTCTGGAACGCCTTCATGCTCGGCAGGCGCAAGGGCGTCTACCGCCCCTTCGGCGACGCCTACGTGGACGGCATCGACTTCTTCATCGAGAACGGCGCCCCGGACAACTACGACGAGCTGGCCAGGCGGCTCTGGAACTACAACAAGGCCTACCGCGGAAGGACGCCGGTGCAGCTGACGGCGACGCCGCGCTGCAGGTTCCCGGACCGGAAATTGGAGCGGGCGCTCGCCACGGGGCTCTTCACACGCATCTTCGTCAGGTTCTACGACGTCCCCCACTGCGCCGCCAACTGGCAGCAGGAGTGGGACAAGTGGACGGCTGCGTTCGGGACGTCCGCGCAGATCTACTTCGGCCTGCCGGCGTCGGAGAGGAAGGTCGGGTACGTGCACCCGAAGAATCTGTACTACGGTATCATCCCGGTGGTGCAGAAGGCAGCCAACTACGGCGGAATCATGGTCTGGGAACGCTACGACGACAAGCGGACCGGCTACAGCAGCTACGCCATCCAATGGGCTTGA